The bacterium DNA segment CCATAACATCTTTTTTGGTCGCCTTGATCGAATTGAATCGCAAAGTCAATGCCGGTTCGGTGTTGTTAAATTCGCATAATTTCGTAACGGCTTCTTCGCCATAAATGGCAATCCATTTCTCAACCAGCCAAACCGGGTGGGAATATGTTATCGACAACGCATTCACAAGATTTTTTTTAGGATTGGGATACGGAATATCCTTTTTGGCTTTATTAAGAAATTTAATAAAATCACGGATCGTCTCTTTATGTCTACCGAACTCTTTCGGAATGGCAAAGTCCGACAGCGAGATCGATTTCTCAGCAGACTTATTCATCCACACGACGTTAAAGGTTGCCAGCCGATACGAACTCTTGAGTGTCGTATCCAGCGATTCCGCATCCCGCTTCAGTGATTTGGAAATAATATAATCGATCTTTAGTTTCCACCGGATAATATTCAAAACCGTTTTGGACAAATTCCCTTTTTCGCGCGCCTCAAGCAGCTTAATATTTTTGTGAATAGCCTGCTGAATAAGGTGATCAAGACGATCGTGTGTCTCCTCGAATGTGTTGAGAATTTCCAGGGCAATACGCTGGACGGTTCCTTCCGCCAACTGCGTTTCCTCGTCTTTGGAATGCGCGCCTTTAAAAGTTTTGGGTGTGTAAAAACTAACCCTGCCGCGTCTTATGGGGCGTGTAGATTTAGCTGATCCTTCAGTTTTCCTTTCCCGAAACGGCGGCCTGACTTCATCGGATCTTGGCGAAGTCGACGATTTGGCTCTCCATTTATTATTTCCGGATTTACTGCGATTGGAAGATTTGGAATCAGAGGTCTTTGAGGTTTTTGGACTTCGGACCGGCCACTCCGATTTGTTCGTTTTCTTATAAACGGATGACTTAGAGTCAGAGGATTTTGAACTCTTTGAAAAGTTTTTTTTGGACTTCATCGATTGGTTTTAACACTCCGTCGCGTATCTGAGTTCATCTCTTGCGTCGATCAATTCATTTACTGCGTGTTGATTATTAAGTTTCCTGGCTATGAGAATTCCAGTTTCGTAAGCGGCAAACGCCTCTCGAACTTTCCCCAACGCCTCATACGTTTTTGCAAGGTGATAATAGGCTGCATGATACAGAGGATCGCGCCTGATCAGTTCGTTAAACGTCTCGACGGCTTTGGCATGGTCGCCGGTGCTTGCGTATTCCATCGCAAGACCGTATCGGGAAAAAGAATCGTTCTCATCTTTTTGAACAAGATGAAGCAATGCTTCAAGTCGTGTACTCATGGCAATTTTCACTTTCGGCCATTGAATTATTTTGTGGAGAAATATTTTTTTCAACGGCCATGTTCTTGACTGAATTTTCTATACTACTTTTCTTTCCGTCTTTGCTAATACAGCGTTCAATTCTTTCGACTTCTCTTCATATCCTTTTTTCCCGAGCAGCGCAAACATGTTGGTCTTATAAGCCTCTACGCCGGGCTGGTCAAACGGATTGACGCGCAACAAATAGCCGCTCATCGCGCAAGCCTTTTCAAAGAAATAGATCATTTGTCCGAGATAATACGCATTCAGTTCCGGCAGAGTGACCGTCATATTAGGAACGTTACCGTCATGATGCGCGAGGGTGACACCTTCATACGCCTTGCGGTTAACATGATCGAAAGATTTACCGGCCAGGAAATTAAATCCGTCCATATCCTCTTCTAATGAAGGCACCAGCGCATTCCCGCGCGACTTCTCAACCCACAAAAACGTTTCGTAAATATTTCTAGTTCCTTGCTGGACCCACTGTCCCATGGAATGCAGATCAGTCGAATAATCCACCGAAGCCGGATAGATGCTCTTATTGTCTTTGCCTTCGCTTTCACCGAAGAGTTGTTTCCACCACTCGGAAACATAATGAAGAGACGGATCGAAATTGGTGAGTATCTCTATGGCTTTGCCGTTAGTGTACATCAGATTTCGTATCGTCGCGTACATGTACGCCGGGTTCGATTTGAGATCGGGATTCTTCAGTAATTTTTCCATATCGCGCGCGCCCTGCAGAAGTTCGCCGATATGAATTCCCGCTGCGGCAATCGGCAGAAGTCCGACCGGCGTCAGTACGGAATATCTACCCCCGACATCATCCGGAATCACAAATTGCGTATAACCTTCTTTGTCTGCCATCGTTTTAAGAGAACCCTTCGCTTTGTCGGTCGTAGCGATGATGCGCTGGCGAACCTGTTCATTCGACATATTCTGGCTCATCAGGTCGCGCAGATAACGCAACCCCAGCGCGGGTTCCGTCGTCGTGCCGGATTTGGATATCACGTTGACTGACACGCGTTTATTCATCAATACTTCTTTCAGGTCTTCATAATATTTCGCGCTCATATTCTGCCCGGCAAAATAGATCTGCGGCGTCTTGTGCGGCAGATTATTATGGAATGAATGCGACAGCGCATCGATCACCGACTTCGCGCCGAGGTACGAACCGCCGATGCCGATGACGACAAGAATATCCGAATTCTTCCGGATATCATCCGCAACTTTATTGATCTTGTCCATTTCCGACATAGTTACACGGCTCGGCAGATCAAGCCATCCCAAAAAATCATTCCCGATCCCCGTGCGGTCCTCGATGACCTTATGAACTTCATTCACTTTGGCCTGCATTTTCAGAATGTCTTTTTCTTTGACGAAATCCAAAATGTAAGTGTAATCCAATTGAATATTCTTCACGGTTTACTCCTTGAATGGGATAATTATTGTTGATTGGTGAATTGTCCAAATATACGCCGACGGAATTTCAAAAACAATTGTTTTGAAAAGGAGTGCACCGCGCCCTGACTCTGGGATGAGATTCTCAACGCGACGGAGTTATTCCCAGTTTACCGGCCAAAAAACTTTCTGCCCAGTCAAGTATAGCATGCGCAGATTGCTTTCACTGGATTTCATAATAATTTTTAGTGTCTTGAATTTTCTTCTGAAACTTTTGCGCTCAATTCCGGCAGACTCATATTACCCAGAGCCATCTTTCTTAATTGTCCCATGATCCACCTGCCGGCGGCGTCGTGAACTTTTGAATTATTTATCTGTGTAAATTTGGTTGCCATGAACGGAATCAATTCGGTGATCTCTTCTTTGGGAACCGGCTTATAGCGTATAGTGGAAAGAACAGAATCAAAGTCTAATTTCGGATGCTGATAATATTCGACCAACATTTTTCCGGCAATGTTTAGTTCCATATCCCGCTCTTTGAGAAATTTGAACAGGTCAAATATTTTTTCGTAGCTGAAATCCTTAGTAGCCGCATAGTGATTTTCGATGAACTTCATTGTATGCCCGATGAACGCACCCGAAAACCGATGGTTGATCCCGATCTCGTCATAAATTTTTTCGATCAGAGGCACGAGATTTTTTTTTAGAATATAAGTAAACGTATCCTCCGGCACATTCCATGATCGTAACTGCTGAATACGGTCAAACACATCGACAGGAATATGTTTTCTGATATCTTCAATGCTTTCGTTTTTCAATGGTATCGGAGCAGAATCGGTGTCGGGATACATGCGGTCAGCGCCAGGCAATACCCGTTCAAAAATACTGGTCCCGTCCGCCAGACCTTTCCGTGTCTCATTGGGAACCCCCTTGAATGCCATTCGACAACGCTCTTCCACCGTTTCAATTGCCGTAGGCATATCTTCTTTTGGGCCCCACAATACGATCCATGCGTCGTCATTTGCGCAGGAAAGAATTTTAGAGATCTTTTCGGAGTCCTGGTCGGTAATTCGCTTTCGAAAATTCTCCGAATGGATCATATTGGGTTTTTCTATACAGGCAATGACTTTCAGCCTGGTGGAAATCTCATCTGCAAAAACTTGTTTTGGCTGTGTGAAATGGGATAGAATGCCTTTGAACCAGGGCAACCGGAGGGCCGTGATTTCCAGCTTATTAGTTTTTGCATGCTGAAGCGGCACATAACTAAAATCAAATTCGTCAGGATTGAGTTTCACCGAATTTATTTTCCATTGATTAACACCACTGATTTTTGCATTCAACAGGTTCTTAACATGCAGCAATGCAAATTGCCTGAATGATTCGTTATGTGTCAGTTCCGGCATCCAATTCGTATGAGCAACGCCCTTTATTTCCACGCGTGTCCCGTCTTTGCAGCTCACATTGACGTCCGCTCTGGTGGAACCAATTCCGGTTCGCACTTTTCCGGTGCTTCTATTCAGAAAACGAATGTAGTCCGCGCCTTCTTTTACTTCATCTGGATTTTTAAAATCCGCGTGGGTTACTGTTTCGATCAAAGGCATCCCGAGGCGGTCGGTTTTGTAAACTCGAACATGGCCGATGTCGGAAATTTCACGGCATGAATCCTCTTCAATACTCAATTGGATAAGATTCACAACCTTATTTTTCAATTGGATCTTTCCGCCGACACCGATGATCGCCGTGCGTTGAAATCCGGTCGGAATACTTCCGTCAAGATATTGTTTGCGGGTGATGTGCACTTCGCCGACAATATTCATTTTATTTAGAATAGATATTTCCAATGCAATGTCCAGCGCTTTTAAGTCAATTGAAAAGGGCGGCGTATCATCTACTTCATACGTACAGGCGGTTTCATTCTTTATGCGGTAAATAATATTTTTTCGCGTTTTGAATTCCATCAGCGCCGTACCGTCATACTCCCCAAGTTCGCTCAGCGTCGGGCGCATGTGCCTGACTATCTCTGCATCATAATCATCATGGGGATTAAATTTTCCGGCGGGGCAGCGGCAAAAGAGTTTGCGTTCGGTCAATAATTGCTGATGAACTTCCAAGCCCGACATGAATCCGATTCGGCTGTAGTCTGCTTGTGTGGCGTCCTTCCTGCTGACGTAGCCGATGGCTTCTTTCGTTTTCTCGTAATTCTGTTCCGGGTCAAAAGGCTGGCTCATTTATTTTTTACGTCATTTGGATCATCGTTTTAGTAACGAGAGATAAAATAGTATGCCCAGCCTTTACACGGCGGAAAAGGGGACGGTTCGCTACGCTCCATCAGCGTGTTTATCGCCGATTCGTATCGGGTGCGGCGGCAAATTGAGCACCTCTTCTGAAAAAAACCCTACGATGTAATCGATCATGCCCTTCACCGAAGTATGCCCGATCGGCTCGTTATTATTATTCACAATAGCAATGTGGCGCACTTCGTGTTCACGAAATATTTTGACTGCCTCCCGCACCGGATCGGTGAGTTTCAGACAGACGGGATCTTTACGCATGTAATCGTCCACAACATCTTTCTCATAATCAGGACATTGATCGGCGATCCTGTAAAGCAGATGACGCTCGGTTAGTATGCCAATGAGCTTCCTATCCTGCACGACCGTCACGCAGCCGACGTTATGCTCCGCCATGAGTTTAACCGCGTTTTTCAGGAGGCTGCCGGAATGTACGATCAAGGGCGCCGGGGGTTCCAGAACGCCGATCGGCTGGTCAAAATCCTCGATGTTAATTTCGTGTTTATCGAGTTCGCGTTGAAGTTCGTCCATATGAACCAACTCATCGTCCAATTCGTGTTGATTTGCCATAATCGCCCTCCTTAAAAATTCAATCTGTCAATGATGTGATCGAGAATATGTTCGATCGTCAGAATACCATTGGGTTTATTATCCTTTCCCAGAACGGAAAGACTGCGATGACCGCCAACGGACATCTCATTCAGCGCATACGCTGCAGAATCGTCATCATAAAGATAATTCGGATCGTCATCCATCAGTTCGGCAACTTTAATATTCCGGAGATCAACGTTGCGGGATAAACTGCGCAGCACATCGCGTTCCGTCAGAATACCAGCCCATTTTTCACCGTCTTTGATCAAAACGCATCCCATCTGATGCTCTTTCATGCTTTTGACTGCATCCTTGACTGAAGCGTCTGCGCTTAGATAAAATGGTTTTTTCGGATCCAATGACCCCACTTTTGATTTTATCAGACTTGCGTTCATGGCATCCCCTTTCGTGTTTGTTCGGTGCCGGTTAGTAAATCAGTTTACATTTTTTTTATAAAATTGTGTATAAAAATGAAAAATCAAATTTCAAATGTCAAACAGTGCGATTCAGATATTAGAAACATCGAAAATATAGATATTTAAAACCTGTAGTTTCATTTTTCTGTTTCGAAATATTTTGAATTAAGCATCATTTTTATGCGCCAAACCGCATGAATTCAAATCCCTCCGTGTGATCTTCTAAAATTTGTTTCTTCTCGGCATCAGAAACAAAAAACAGTCCCGTTGCCAATGCGTCCGCGTCACGGCAATTATTGCCAATGACCGTCAGGCTTTCAAATGTCGAATTGCCAGGCATCGCCAGTTTCGGATCGATCAGGTGATGATAAACATGTCCTTTGGAGAGAAAATACTGTTCGTATGTCCCGGACGTGGCAACGGCCTGGTTTCGCAGGGTTAGTACTTCTATGATATCATGTGGCGCTTCCGGATTTTTTACTCCGACGCGCCAGCCATCACTTTCCGATTTTCCTCCCAGCGCAACAATATCTCCGCCCAGATTCACTAGCGCCTGATCGATGCCCTCTTCTTTTAATATATCCATGGCACGGTCGGCGGCATATCCTTTGCCGATACCTCCAAGATCGATTTTAACGTCTTCGGTGAGTAGTCGAATCGTTGAAAATTTTTCATTTTGAGTCAAAGATATCTTTTTGCTGAAATGCCTGCCGGCAAGTCTTATCCACTGCTCCTCCTGCGGCGGTTCCGACCGGTGCTTGACATCCCAAAGTGCGCTGACCTTGCCAAGCCCCGGTTCAAAACATCCGCGTGTGGCGTGAGACCACTGTAGCGCGCGCGCGATGAGTTCTGCAGTTTCACGAGAAAGATTAATATCCTGAGATGCGCCAAACCGGTTGATGCGGCCGATCTCGCTATCGTCCGAAAAATAGGTCAACTGCTTTTCAATTCGATTTAATTCTTCAAAAGCCATTTCAATAGCACGCAATGCCAGAAATTCGTCGTCATGCACGACCTGTATTTCACCGATGGTGCCCATCAGACTTTTGGACATGCTGTAGACTCTGCGGTTACGAAATAGTACCGGCCCCAGTCCCGCGCCGGCAACAAGGAACAAGGCGCCGGCCCCGGTTTTTAAAAACCTTCTTCTATCCCACTTTGCGCTGTCATTGGTTTTCATATTATCCCTTTCGCATCATTTTATTATCCTCGCATACATCGCCGCCGCAGCTGCAGCTACTTCCGAATTCAGAACACGACGTCGGACGATGGTCAAAGAGATTTTTTGTTTTCATTTTTCTCGCTACCATTTGTACGACGATCCATCCCGCGCATAAAAGCGACGCGGTCAAAATTCCGATTATGTATTGTGTTATTTCCATAGGATAAAATTTTTAAGAGCATTATTTCGAACTAAATAACCCGGCAAAACCCATGAAAGCCATCGACAATATTCCCGCGACGATCAAACTCAGAGCCGTTCCATGCACCACCCGAGGAATATCAAGAATGCGCGCTTCTTCACGAATTCCAGCCATGATCACGAGTGCCAGCGTCATGCCCCCGCCGCCGCCCAATGCGTAAAATAAACTCTGAACCAGTCCGTATTCTTTCGTTGTCTGAAACAGGGCAAGGCCAAGTATAGCGCAGTTGGTCGTAATGAGCGGCAGAAAAATTCCCAACGCCTTAAATAGGTCCGGGCTGAATTTCTTGATGACCATTTCCACGAATTGCACCGTACTGGCGATCACAATAATAAAACTGATCAACCTTAGATAAGGCGCATAAATAAGTACGAAGGTATTTAATGCCCATGCGCTGATCGCAGTAATGAGCATGACGAAGATATTTGCAAGGCCCATCCGAAGCGCGGTATCGACACGATCCGAAACGCCGAGAAACGGGCAAATTCCAAGAAAACTGCTCAGCGTAAAATTATTGATCAGTAGCGCAGATATAAAAATCCATAACAGATCACCCATGCTGCACCTTTACTTTCTCTGCCTCCAATTTCGCGCGATCCAGGCGAACCGCTTTCAGCCAATTGAAGAATAGCAGCAAAAATCCTAACAATAAAAATCCGCCGGGCGGCAGAATCATAATCACCCAAGGTTCAAAATGATTTCCAAAAAGCGACACGTCAAAGAAAGAGCCGTTCCCAAGAATTTCACGGATACCGCCAAGCATCAAAAGAGCGATAATAAAACCAATACTCATACCCAACGCATCAAGAAAAGAAAGCCATGGCGGATTTTTTGATGCAAATGCCTCTTGCCTTCCTAATATGACGCAATTCACCACGATGAGCGCAATGAAAGCGCCGAGTTCCTTATGTATTTTTGGGAAAAATGCTTCAAGCGCAAGATCCACGGTAGATACAAAAGTTGCTATGATCACAATATACGTGGTGATGCGAACCTGCTTCGGAATCCATTTTCTCATAAGCGAGACCAATAAAGACGATCCGATCAGAACAAACGTCGTCGCTAACCCCATGGCGAGGCCGTTGATGGCGGAATTCGTCACCGCAAGCGTCGGGCACATACCGAGTACGCTAACAAAGATCGGATTTTCTTTCCATATTCCTTTGATGAGTTCCTGATAGGCGCGGCCGCTTTGTTCTATCGCATTCATGGTCTTTGGTTGTAGGTTAATTGGTTTTTCTGAACGTACGCATCAATGGCTGAACGCCACTCTTTAAGTGATTTTTGCAGGGCGCGAATCACCGCTTTGGATGAAATTGTCGCGCCCGTAATGGTCTCCACCTGATTAGGTTTTACTTTCGCGCCGGTTTTTACGGCTTCGAGATCAGGCTCAACTGCCAGTGCAGTAAAATTGGAAACAAAATGTTTGTCCTTAAAAATCCGATCTCCGAGTCCGGGTGTTTCCTTGCTGTCAAGAACTTCAAATCCCACAATGACTTTTCCGATACCTTCAAAACCGTAGAGAAGCCTGATCACGTCCACAAAACCCGGTTCGCTTGCCGGTATCGCAAAGCCTATGACAGTTCCGCTGTCATTGTAACCCAAAAATATCCGTGATACACTCTGGCCCGCCGCATTTTTATCCTGTTTAACCAATTCACCGTTTTTCAAAATCATCGCATCGTAGCTGCTGCAGCCCGGCAATACCCGATAGATCGCGGCCTGCAGTGCCTCCTCTTTATTCCTTTCGATCAGCGGCAACGTAAAAACGTACGCTGAAACGAGAATGAGACCTGAAAAAAATCCGGCAATTCCCAGCGTCATGATCAATCGTAGTGAACTCGGCTCCGCAGAAGAGACTATCGGAATTTCCGTATGTACCGGCTGATTATTCATTAATTTGTTCCGTAAACGCGGTATCTTGTTACGCGATTTATTAGAGGCGTAACCGAATTCATCAGTAAAATGGCATACATCACGCCTTCCGGCAGTCCTCCGAAAACACGGATCAGAACAACCAAAAACCCTATTCCCGCTCCGAAAATCCAAATGCCTTTGATTGTAAATGGCGAGGTCACCGGATCCGTGGCCATAAATATTGCGCCGAGCAATAACCCGCCAGAAAACACCATTTGCAACGGCGCCGGATATACGGTGGGATCAACTAAAAACAAAATTCCGGACATAACAATCGTTGACGCAAGTATGGAAACAGGAATATGCCAATTAAATATTTTTTTTGAAGCGAGATAGATCCCGGCAAGCAATATGATCATTCCTGACGTCTCGCCAAGCGATCCGCCGGTATTACCGATCATCAATTTAAACAGCTCCGTGGATTCATGTTGAAATTTCATCAAGGAAAGAGGCGTTGCGCTCGTCACGGCGTCAAGGCTCTCCCCCTGAAAAAAAGGCAATGCGAGATTCGTTCCTCTTGCGGCGAAAAGATTTCCGCCCGGGGCAGACCATGTCGTGATCGCCGTCGGGAATGCCGCTTGCAAAAAAGCGCGGCCGACCAGCGCCGGATTAAAAACATTTTGGCCGATGCCGCCCCATATAATTTTTCCAATGACAATGGCGGCAAAACCGCCCAAAAAAGCCATCCACAAAGGAAACCCCGGCGGCAGACAAAGCGCCAGCAAAAGGCCAGTGATCAATGTGCTCCCGTCCTTAATAGATTTTGTTCGCGGCTTTTCGTTGGTGAAGAACCATTCTGCGGCGAAGCATGAAGTCACGGTCGTTACGCATAACAATATGACGCTGAGTCCAAAAAAATAAAACGCCGTGCCGATCACGGGAACTAACGCAAAGACAACCTGGTACATAATCCACGGCGTCGTGTCCTGATCATGAAGAAACGGCGATGTCGAAAGGGATAATTTGGAACGCTCTTCCATTACTTTTTTGCTTTCCGCTCACGAATAATACTTTTAGCCACCCTGAAACTTTGGACCAGCGGGATGCCCGACGGACAAACAAAGGAACACGACGCGCATTCAAAACAATCCATAATGTGCAGTGGCTCCATATCTTCATACATGTCTTTTCGGGCGAGAAGCCCCATGACGGAAGGATTTAAATACATCGGACAAACTTCCACACACCGGCCGCATCGGATACATTTGTATGTTGTGAGGTCTTGAACTTCGTTGTCGGTGAG contains these protein-coding regions:
- the rsmB gene encoding 16S rRNA (cytosine(967)-C(5))-methyltransferase RsmB, whose translation is MKSKKNFSKSSKSSDSKSSVYKKTNKSEWPVRSPKTSKTSDSKSSNRSKSGNNKWRAKSSTSPRSDEVRPPFRERKTEGSAKSTRPIRRGRVSFYTPKTFKGAHSKDEETQLAEGTVQRIALEILNTFEETHDRLDHLIQQAIHKNIKLLEAREKGNLSKTVLNIIRWKLKIDYIISKSLKRDAESLDTTLKSSYRLATFNVVWMNKSAEKSISLSDFAIPKEFGRHKETIRDFIKFLNKAKKDIPYPNPKKNLVNALSITYSHPVWLVEKWIAIYGEEAVTKLCEFNNTEPALTLRFNSIKATKKDVMANLERDGFQVSECRHAENGFNVLGQGEIFSTQSFKDGAFEIQDESSLLFAAWCNPQPNHTVIDACAGAGGKSLYFSAAMNNKGKILATDTNPRSLEKLRKRSTRSGSTNIEIVDLHAAETAEHWTGKVDKVVIDAPCSGLGVLGRNPDIKWRFDPESFSTLAAEQITLLNYYARFVKDGGELIYGTCTLNPDENENIIRHFLATDTRFRMSADHHGKFIPFIDSNGFFYIKPFEHKLSGFFGCKLIRK
- a CDS encoding tetratricopeptide repeat protein — protein: MSTRLEALLHLVQKDENDSFSRYGLAMEYASTGDHAKAVETFNELIRRDPLYHAAYYHLAKTYEALGKVREAFAAYETGILIARKLNNQHAVNELIDARDELRYATEC
- a CDS encoding glucose-6-phosphate isomerase; this encodes MKNIQLDYTYILDFVKEKDILKMQAKVNEVHKVIEDRTGIGNDFLGWLDLPSRVTMSEMDKINKVADDIRKNSDILVVIGIGGSYLGAKSVIDALSHSFHNNLPHKTPQIYFAGQNMSAKYYEDLKEVLMNKRVSVNVISKSGTTTEPALGLRYLRDLMSQNMSNEQVRQRIIATTDKAKGSLKTMADKEGYTQFVIPDDVGGRYSVLTPVGLLPIAAAGIHIGELLQGARDMEKLLKNPDLKSNPAYMYATIRNLMYTNGKAIEILTNFDPSLHYVSEWWKQLFGESEGKDNKSIYPASVDYSTDLHSMGQWVQQGTRNIYETFLWVEKSRGNALVPSLEEDMDGFNFLAGKSFDHVNRKAYEGVTLAHHDGNVPNMTVTLPELNAYYLGQMIYFFEKACAMSGYLLRVNPFDQPGVEAYKTNMFALLGKKGYEEKSKELNAVLAKTERKVV
- the gatE gene encoding Glu-tRNA(Gln) amidotransferase subunit GatE encodes the protein MSQPFDPEQNYEKTKEAIGYVSRKDATQADYSRIGFMSGLEVHQQLLTERKLFCRCPAGKFNPHDDYDAEIVRHMRPTLSELGEYDGTALMEFKTRKNIIYRIKNETACTYEVDDTPPFSIDLKALDIALEISILNKMNIVGEVHITRKQYLDGSIPTGFQRTAIIGVGGKIQLKNKVVNLIQLSIEEDSCREISDIGHVRVYKTDRLGMPLIETVTHADFKNPDEVKEGADYIRFLNRSTGKVRTGIGSTRADVNVSCKDGTRVEIKGVAHTNWMPELTHNESFRQFALLHVKNLLNAKISGVNQWKINSVKLNPDEFDFSYVPLQHAKTNKLEITALRLPWFKGILSHFTQPKQVFADEISTRLKVIACIEKPNMIHSENFRKRITDQDSEKISKILSCANDDAWIVLWGPKEDMPTAIETVEERCRMAFKGVPNETRKGLADGTSIFERVLPGADRMYPDTDSAPIPLKNESIEDIRKHIPVDVFDRIQQLRSWNVPEDTFTYILKKNLVPLIEKIYDEIGINHRFSGAFIGHTMKFIENHYAATKDFSYEKIFDLFKFLKERDMELNIAGKMLVEYYQHPKLDFDSVLSTIRYKPVPKEEITELIPFMATKFTQINNSKVHDAAGRWIMGQLRKMALGNMSLPELSAKVSEENSRH
- a CDS encoding CBS domain-containing protein → MANQHELDDELVHMDELQRELDKHEINIEDFDQPIGVLEPPAPLIVHSGSLLKNAVKLMAEHNVGCVTVVQDRKLIGILTERHLLYRIADQCPDYEKDVVDDYMRKDPVCLKLTDPVREAVKIFREHEVRHIAIVNNNNEPIGHTSVKGMIDYIVGFFSEEVLNLPPHPIRIGDKHADGA
- a CDS encoding CBS domain-containing protein produces the protein MNASLIKSKVGSLDPKKPFYLSADASVKDAVKSMKEHQMGCVLIKDGEKWAGILTERDVLRSLSRNVDLRNIKVAELMDDDPNYLYDDDSAAYALNEMSVGGHRSLSVLGKDNKPNGILTIEHILDHIIDRLNF
- a CDS encoding FAD:protein FMN transferase; this encodes MKTNDSAKWDRRRFLKTGAGALFLVAGAGLGPVLFRNRRVYSMSKSLMGTIGEIQVVHDDEFLALRAIEMAFEELNRIEKQLTYFSDDSEIGRINRFGASQDINLSRETAELIARALQWSHATRGCFEPGLGKVSALWDVKHRSEPPQEEQWIRLAGRHFSKKISLTQNEKFSTIRLLTEDVKIDLGGIGKGYAADRAMDILKEEGIDQALVNLGGDIVALGGKSESDGWRVGVKNPEAPHDIIEVLTLRNQAVATSGTYEQYFLSKGHVYHHLIDPKLAMPGNSTFESLTVIGNNCRDADALATGLFFVSDAEKKQILEDHTEGFEFMRFGA
- a CDS encoding RnfABCDGE type electron transport complex subunit A, which produces MGDLLWIFISALLINNFTLSSFLGICPFLGVSDRVDTALRMGLANIFVMLITAISAWALNTFVLIYAPYLRLISFIIVIASTVQFVEMVIKKFSPDLFKALGIFLPLITTNCAILGLALFQTTKEYGLVQSLFYALGGGGGMTLALVIMAGIREEARILDIPRVVHGTALSLIVAGILSMAFMGFAGLFSSK
- a CDS encoding electron transport complex subunit E — protein: MNAIEQSGRAYQELIKGIWKENPIFVSVLGMCPTLAVTNSAINGLAMGLATTFVLIGSSLLVSLMRKWIPKQVRITTYIVIIATFVSTVDLALEAFFPKIHKELGAFIALIVVNCVILGRQEAFASKNPPWLSFLDALGMSIGFIIALLMLGGIREILGNGSFFDVSLFGNHFEPWVIMILPPGGFLLLGFLLLFFNWLKAVRLDRAKLEAEKVKVQHG
- a CDS encoding FMN-binding protein, with the protein product MNNQPVHTEIPIVSSAEPSSLRLIMTLGIAGFFSGLILVSAYVFTLPLIERNKEEALQAAIYRVLPGCSSYDAMILKNGELVKQDKNAAGQSVSRIFLGYNDSGTVIGFAIPASEPGFVDVIRLLYGFEGIGKVIVGFEVLDSKETPGLGDRIFKDKHFVSNFTALAVEPDLEAVKTGAKVKPNQVETITGATISSKAVIRALQKSLKEWRSAIDAYVQKNQLTYNQRP
- a CDS encoding RnfABCDGE type electron transport complex subunit D; this encodes MEERSKLSLSTSPFLHDQDTTPWIMYQVVFALVPVIGTAFYFFGLSVILLCVTTVTSCFAAEWFFTNEKPRTKSIKDGSTLITGLLLALCLPPGFPLWMAFLGGFAAIVIGKIIWGGIGQNVFNPALVGRAFLQAAFPTAITTWSAPGGNLFAARGTNLALPFFQGESLDAVTSATPLSLMKFQHESTELFKLMIGNTGGSLGETSGMIILLAGIYLASKKIFNWHIPVSILASTIVMSGILFLVDPTVYPAPLQMVFSGGLLLGAIFMATDPVTSPFTIKGIWIFGAGIGFLVVLIRVFGGLPEGVMYAILLMNSVTPLINRVTRYRVYGTN